Below is a window of Candidatus Effluviviaceae Genus I sp. DNA.
CGGCGCCGTCGTTCAGAACGAGCCGCGCCCGCGTCGCGCGGTCCATGCGCTCGACCAGCAGTCCGCCGCAGACGAAGTCCTCGAGCGAGAGCTGCCCCAGGTTGCCCGCGCACAGCACGGCAACGCCCTTCGGCCTCGCGGACACGAGATGGGCGGCCACGGCCGTCAGGTTCAGGAAGGACGCGATCACGATCTCCTTCGCCGGGGCGCTGCCGGCGATCGCGACCGTGCCGTTGCTCGTTGAGAGGATGATCGTCTTCCCCGTGACGACCTCGGGCGTGTACTCGAGCGGCGAGTTCCCGAGGTCGAACCCCTCGATCCTCTTCCCGTCTTGCTCGCCTCCGAGAAGCACGTTCTTCCGCCCGAGCGTGGGCACGAGCTTCTTGGCGTCCTCGACGGCGGCGACCGGGATGATCCGCTCGACCCCGTTCTCGGATGCCGTGACGATGGTGCTCGACGCGCGAAGGACGTCGATCACGACGACGTGCTTGCCCTTCGCGTGGGCCTCGGAGAGCTCCGACGCCTTGGTGTAGAGGGAGAGTTCCATGCTATCGCGCGATGACGATCCGCTCGCGCTCTCGCTTCCGCCTCTCGAGCGTGCCCGTGTCGAAGCGGCCGGCGCAGAAGTCCGCGTCGGCCATCATCTCGATGTGGAACGGGATGGTCGTGGCCACTCCCGTGATGACGAACTCCTCGAGGGCGCGCCGCATGCGCGCGAGCGCCTCGGCCCTCGTGCTGCCGTGCGCAAGGAGCTTCGCGATCATGGAGTCATAGTGCGGCGGGATCCGGTAGCCGGCGTACACGTGCGTGTCCACGCGGATCCCGGGGCCCCCGGGCACGTAGAAGTCCGTGACCGTCCCGGGGCAGGGGGCGAAGCCCCTCTCGGGATCCTCCGCGTTGATCCGGCACTCGATCGCGTGCCCTCGTAGCGCGACGTCGCTCTGCGCGAACTCGACCGGCTCCCCCGCGGCGATGCGGATCTGCTCCTTCACGAGGTCCACGCCCGTGACGAGCTCGGTGACCGGATGCTCCACCTGGATCCGGGTGTTCATCTCCATGAAGTAGAAGTCGCCTCGGGAGTCAAGCAGGAACTCCACGGTCCCCGCGCTCACGTAACCGATCTCCTGCGCGCCACGCGTGGCGGCCTCTCCCATCATCGCCCGGAGCTCCGGTGTCATGACGGGCGACGGGGACTCCTCGATGAGCTTCTGGTGCCGGCGCTGGATCGAGCAATCCCTCTCGCCGAGGTGAACCACGTTGCCGTACTTATCGCCGACGATCTGGAACTCGATGTGGCGCGGCTCCACGAGGAGCTTCTCGACGTACAGCTCGCCGTTCCCGAAGGCCGCCTCGGCCTCGCCCTTGGCCACCGGGTAGGCCGTCTCAAGCTCGCCGCGGCTCCACGCGACTCGCATGCCCTTTCCGCCGCCGCCCGCCGAGGCCTTGATCATCACGGGGTAGCCAAGCGTCTCGGCCGTCTCCGACGCGTGTCCCACGTCACGGACGATGCCGTCGCTGCCCGGCACCACGGGGACACCGGCCTTGGACATCACGCGGCGGGCCTGCGCCTTGTCTCCCATGAGGCGCATCATGCTCGCCGTGGGACCGACGAAGGTGACGCCGTGGACGCTGCACATCTCGGCGAACTGCGCGTTCTCCGCCAGGAACCCGTAGCCCGGATGGAGGGCGTCCGCGCCGGTGATCTCGCAGGCCGACAGAACGGCCTTCACGTTGAGGTAGCTCTGCGCGCCGGGAGCCGGACCAATGCACACCGCCTCGTCGGCGAACGCGACGTGGAGCGCGTCCGCG
It encodes the following:
- the accC gene encoding acetyl-CoA carboxylase biotin carboxylase subunit, giving the protein MFRKILVANRGEIALRVMRACKELDIPTVAVHSEADADALHVAFADEAVCIGPAPGAQSYLNVKAVLSACEITGADALHPGYGFLAENAQFAEMCSVHGVTFVGPTASMMRLMGDKAQARRVMSKAGVPVVPGSDGIVRDVGHASETAETLGYPVMIKASAGGGGKGMRVAWSRGELETAYPVAKGEAEAAFGNGELYVEKLLVEPRHIEFQIVGDKYGNVVHLGERDCSIQRRHQKLIEESPSPVMTPELRAMMGEAATRGAQEIGYVSAGTVEFLLDSRGDFYFMEMNTRIQVEHPVTELVTGVDLVKEQIRIAAGEPVEFAQSDVALRGHAIECRINAEDPERGFAPCPGTVTDFYVPGGPGIRVDTHVYAGYRIPPHYDSMIAKLLAHGSTRAEALARMRRALEEFVITGVATTIPFHIEMMADADFCAGRFDTGTLERRKRERERIVIAR
- a CDS encoding 2-phosphosulfolactate phosphatase, which gives rise to MELSLYTKASELSEAHAKGKHVVVIDVLRASSTIVTASENGVERIIPVAAVEDAKKLVPTLGRKNVLLGGEQDGKRIEGFDLGNSPLEYTPEVVTGKTIILSTSNGTVAIAGSAPAKEIVIASFLNLTAVAAHLVSARPKGVAVLCAGNLGQLSLEDFVCGGLLVERMDRATRARLVLNDGAVAARALAAAMPDVGEVVRSCAHGRRLAELGFAADLDLCATVDRYATVPVAADGRIAGREAARR